Part of the Apostichopus japonicus isolate 1M-3 chromosome 13, ASM3797524v1, whole genome shotgun sequence genome is shown below.
AGTTCATATGTTAGACTCAACACCTTTAAGTATATTCTTGTCAATTACTTTGTTGTTCCACATTTTctcttattatatatatatatatatatatatatatatatatatatatatatatatatatatatatatatatttgcggGGTGGAGGTGGCTCTTTTCGATatgtaagggggagggggggtgcaCTCATGATGAAAATTCCCGGTGACAATTTATATTCTACGCCTCTGAATGTCAGTGATGACATTATTACTCCTTGAactccatcccctccccaacccaatATGAATGTATTTTCTGCATAAATAATACTGCACAGGTTGCTTACATTggccagggagctgctactctaacgcaGCTCCCTGCATTGGCTATATATCAGATAACATAATGAGATAATGCAGGACTGAAGTGGTAATTGCGTAACAAATCCCGGGAATTACCCTGTATTGTGCAATACAGATTATGCACATACATATGGAATCTCAGAAGTGCCGTTCAATTGTACTTGTTCATTTAACCACTTTAAACATTTGTAGACGCAAATTGACCTGCATGCAATCAATTTGTCTAATAAATGAAATTAGGaagaattaatattttcataacaAGTAATCTCCCCGTTGTTAATCCTGCATTATTGTCACAAGTAGATTATAAATACGTTTGTAGGCATCCTTACACCATTCCATTGATTGTCAAACAGAAAGTCAATCACCAACCGGTATAATGTGATGCACGTAGCTGATTGAGGTCACTGTTACTATGTTACTTGGCTTCGGATAACGTGGTGCAACCTTTCTGTACAAATAGTTTTCATCCATTACATACACTTCTGgcaaattttaaagtttgaaagAAGACTCTGCATCAGCCTAGACAGAAATTTAGCCGAAATGTGTCCGGTAAGTTGTCTTCAATCAATTTTCTAACTTTTGTTTAAAATACAAGCCATTACACTTATAACAATCGTTCGAAAGACTTGTTACACCAACCATAGTCTAGAACAAAGCCTCAGTCATTTTCATATTCGAACTACAGGTCGACATTTCTGGATTCTCTTGATAACTATATTAACAGTTCTCTCACAcactaaatatatcaaaaagcAAACTATAACAGTTTCTTAAATCTCAtactctgtttttttctttattttctgttaaGAAATAAGGGACCAGACTCGAAAAGTTAtacttatttctggttcctccACTTCCACCAACTATATTTGCATTTTCATCATTGCTGttataatatatgttattattaatagtatgcatatatgttaattactaatttgTTATGGAAAGTAGAAAAATAAACTTCAAACTTCAATCATAGGCCTGTGTCTTCATCATGGCAAATAATGATCACTTACAGTATTGTAAGCTGGGCTTCCTTAAGATAATCGATTGATTGGGAATGATGTAGGCTTGTAAACTAGTCATTTTCATGGTGGACTTTAAGATAATCTTAGTGTTGATGGACATGAGCCATGAGCTACTCTAATGTATCTTCAAGTAAGAGAAACAGTTTGTTGATAACCCTCACCTTTATGCTACGCACGCAATGCGGCGTGTAGCTGAACAAAAAGAACATGGATTATGTCAGCCGTGTTGTAACTACAAGGAAGAGGGGCTGGGCCTGAGGTTGATGTAAGTAATTGTAACAAGAATCAtcgctacagtactgtacctcttCCCACATGAAAATAGCAAAATGAGGACGGTTATGATAAGGGGAATGCAATTCATAGGTTAATTATCCTGTTTTTTGTAGAGTAAACAGCAGTTTCCATGGAAATAAATGATTAGCTATTATATCTAGACTCAATGACATCATATGAACTATGATGAGTCTCAATTATGACTGACATATTACATTATGAATGGTTTGCTTCAAGCTCAGTAGATTGAAATTTATCCACAGTGATAATCAGTTTATCAGCAGTCTATCAAAGGTCTTGTTTGTATAGAGGAAATAGTTGAGCTATTATAGTAGTATGCAGTTCTTTCTCTTATGCTAACACCTCTGTGGTACAGTAGTACTTAACTAATTATAGTCTGTAATATGTCATGTTATACTCATATACATGATGTAGGCAGGCATACATGCCAACTTAACAGCACACATTTTGCCTTAAATTTTTGTGTCTGTTTAACCTTTAGACTCTTTTTATTCTTGCTCTCTGAACTAGGCGATGTCTTTGCCTGTTGTCTTGATGACAAGTTTCTCAAGCATTGTCTGTACACAGCAACTTACAGACAACCTTTTCATTCATTCCCCTCCAATATTTTCGTTTAGATCCACACCTTAATGTACCTGTAAGTTAAAAAGCAGACACCATTTAATTTACCTGATTTTATCCCTCATTTTGTCCCTAACAGGATTTCATTTCGTGTTTCAACGGCCAAAGCAGTACAATTTCTTTGGAATAATGTCTGACAGGGATATTACAATCGTAGAGGGTTGTTCATGTGGCAACAATGACCCATCAAATTTTTGGATTTTAAGAAACACCCAAAAGAATGAAATTTGGGGTGTCTGCTGCAAGAAGAGAAGCTGTCAGAAAGAATACTTAGTTGATAGATTTGCTAACGAAAACGAAGAACAAGTAATGATTGTCAATGAGGTTCTGCTATATGCAAATAAGCCTATTGCGTGTCAACTGGATCCAGACTTTCAAGTGAGACTTTCTCGGGAACGTGTGAATAGCTTGGCAGATGTGGAACCGGGTGATCATGTGGGATTCGACCGATCTTACTTAATCTGGCACCATGCCATAGTTGTGAAGGTTAATGAAGACAGCCTGGTCATTGAAGGCTGGGATGGATTGATAACAACACAGCGAGTGAGTGATATCATTGAAGAGAGTGAATTAACACATCTTCACAGGTTCAAGTATTCAGATGACATTGGAAAGAAGAATCCGCCAGAGTTAGTGCTCGCCAGGTCAAGATCAAGGTTGCACGGAGATGAAGAAGACGCCGGTCTCCCACGTCCATGGGTACTGGAAGAATATGGAGAGCACTATGGATTCTTTAATGCTAATTGCGAACACTACAGTACTTATTGTAAGACAGGTCAGAGTAGTTGTAACCAAATCTCGTGGCTTGGGACTAAGTTGAAAGAAGCATGTTATGTTTCTATTGGAACAAGTTGCAAATCACTTTTGGCTGATTTCACATTAGaagtcattgaaaattttgCTCAAGAACTAACGGCAGCTGTTGGAATTCACAATTCCCTATTTGAAATGATTGGACTGCTGGGAGTCGTTTTGGTTGAGAGCGGTTCGTTTTGTAGAGCAGTAAGGACTCTTCAGCGGAAACGTCAATGTAAAGAGATAGATGAAGAACAATATCGAGAAGAATTGGAGAAGAGAGTAATCGAGTTCTTGCTGGTGGTTGTAGTCGCAGGTGGAGGAGGCATCATCATTGCTGCCTGCTACTCCCCTGTGGTGGAAATTCTCCTTTCACCGATACTTGTTATTGGAGCCAAAATGGGCGCTAGATTCATCACACGTTTCATCCCTGAGAAAGCTCGGAAAGCTTATCAAGAAACATGGGAACTACTAGAAGATActcttttaaatattaaaaaaagattggaaaacattaaaaatgggATAGAAATTGCAGCACAGAAAGCAGCAAACTTTGTAAGTACTGAAGTATTGCCAGCAATATGCTCAGCCATAGAAGCCATAAGGGAGTTTTTCGCGTGGTTGATCTGCTGACGAAGTTCTGGCATTAATATTTGTGTGGTCTTGACTTGCACAAAGTACTTAACGATTAAGCTTGTGCGTGCCAAAACTTAGAACTATATTGATTGGATGGGAAATTCAAGGAACCTTTCAAAATTGCCAAGATAAtctttgctctttcaaaatgtcaattcATAAGCCAATAAtttcaacattaacattaaaataaatatgcaaatattctCATCTTGACACTATTGCATGCTTTTATTTTACTAATCAATTATACggtggagagaaaaaaaagctgCAAACAATAAGAGGGTATTTAAAGGGTTATTACACATATTTATGGCGTGATTGCCTGACTATTCTCAAATGTGTTTGAAATTAAGTTTGCTTAAAAGAAACCAAATCTAATATTATGAATCTTATctcatgaataaatatatatatatatatatagaaactagaccttattggggttcttccatttcattactgcaactgaagaagagccgtgttaacgctcgaaatattttgtaactgaTTTAACGTTttaagtaataaagttggaacTTACAgtatcattttttcccctttttctctTGTGGATATATATTACTTTCCAACACACGccaacagacacacacacacacacacccacacacacacacacacacacatatatatatatatatatatatatatatatatatatatgtgtgtgtgtgtgtgtatatatatatatatatcgagaatagtatatttttgtattatacATTTAGAGATTACTTAAGTGGCTTGTTCAAGTCTAGCTGTTACATTGAAATGAGCTTAATGCATTTAATGCAGAGCACAGAGCTGTGAACCAGATTTCTTTCAACTTCTTCGCCTTAAATGTGGTCATTGTTCACAAAAATGATAACAGTGGCATAAATCCTAGTTATACGACAAATCGTTCAACATCAGAAGTCATGAATATTGCATTGTGTAAATTTTTGAAAGCCTGCACAACTCCTAGTTGAAAAGGTTTATTTTTGTAAACAAACATCTAAAAGGGTTACAGTAGACTACTGAACTAACTGAATGAAGAAACAATTGTATATTGATCTCTGTGCTTGCCACGAATGCATTTAACTTCTTTAACTTTCACGAATAGACTGTGTTCATTTAAGAGGTCAGACATACTATCAAAACATGaagtaaaattaaattaaattaaaaaacataaGTTAAGCTTTCAGTTTTCTTTATTTGCATGACTCATACAAGGAAGATACCAAAACAGATAAGTAGGCCTACAATTACGCCTTACTCATTTCCTTCAAAATctcaaataaattaaaacatggCAAATCATCATTGGAGGTTGTCGACGTTTGGCAAATAAAATCTTTACTTCTATCAAActgtcaaatacaacagtgcAACCAGTGGACATGATTATTTTTTGACATTCTCAAATTTGTAATCTGATTGCGCAAGAGTGCAGACTTACCTCCTTTCAAGTTGTTACTGAACTCTTCATGATAACCCCTTTGGCATGTCAGCAAAGTCGGACTGGCGGACCAGCACCGGAAAACGGGAAATtggcctgcccccccccccacaccatgTCGTGGGCCCTTCATTTATAAGCCTATTACCATAATATTCATACAGTACAAATTGAGAGGTCACCAGGTCAATACACTAAGGTGTTAATTTCAGataaaataatacttagagGTTCGTTTCAATACACCTTTGCCTAGCACACGAAACCAATATTTGACAATTAGGGGCCTAAATATAGGGGCCCTTTTAATTATTTCTGGAAATGACGGAGGCTAATTTTCGAAATACATGCATGATAAACATATTACAACAGAAAACATATTTGCCCCCAAAGGTGTGAATTTGAAGGGCGTGTGACGTACCGCGACATACAGCTAGCTGCATGTGCAGTCCAGTGGCGTATGCACGGCAAATCACATCTAGTGTATGTGTAGGTAATATACAATATGAGATTGTATTTAAACCGGGCACTTCTACTTCTCACCAGTTCATGTTAGACTCAACACCTTTAAGTATATTCTTGTCAATTACTTTGTTGTTCCACATTTTCtcttattatatatttttttgcggGGTGGAGGTGGCTCTtttccaggcgcgtagccaaggggggagggggcgaagggggcagccgccccccttgagcatctttttaaaactttttttaaaactttttacgATATCgcaagtattttcaaaagagaaaatgctaagatgcaacttacaagcctgggaagtgccatttccagcgatctgggaggcattttcagccaaaattttcttctaagCTTCGCGCCattcatggtggcgctacgcttagatagttttcaatgccgaatctacagtttcgcccctcccttggcaaattcctggctacgcgcctacTCTTTTCGATATGTaagggtaagggggggggggtgcactcATGATGAAAATTCCCGGTGACAATTTATATTCACCGCCTCTGAATGTCAGTGATGACATTATTACTCCTTGAactccatcccctccccaacccaatATGAATTTATTTTCTGCATAAATAATACTGCACAGGTTGCTTACATTggccagggagctgctactctaacgcaGCTCCCTGCATTGGCTATATATGAGCTAACATAATGATATAATGCAGGACTGAAGTGGCAATTGCGTAACAAATCCCGGGAATTACCCTGTATTGTGCAATAGAGATGATGCACATACATATGGAATCTCAAAAGTGCCGTTCAATTGTACTTTTTCATTTAACCACTTTAAACATTTGTAAACGCAAATTGACTTGCATGCAATCAATTTGTCTACTAAATGAAATTAGGaagaattaatattttcataacaAGTAATCTCCCCGTTGTTAATCCTGCATTATTGTCACAAGTAGATTATAAATACGTTTGTAGGCATCCTTACACCATTCCATTGACTGTCACACAGAATCACCAACCGCTATATAATGTGATGTATGTAGCTCATTGAGGTCTTTGTTACTGTGTTTCTTGGCTTCGGATAACGTGCTGTAACCTTTCTGTACAAATAGTTTTCATCCATTATATACACTTCCGGAAAATTTTACAGATTGAGAGAAGAATCTGCACTAGCCTCGACAGAAATTTAGCCGAAATGTGTCCGGTAAGTTGTCTTCAATGTTCTAACTTTTATGTTTATAATACAAGCTATTTCACTTATAACACTTGTTCAAAAGATTTGTTAGTGTTACACCAACCATAGTCGAGAACAAAGCCTCAGTCATTTTTCAGATTCGAACTACAGGTCGACATTTCTGGATTCTCTTGATTACTATTTCAACAGTTCTCTCACACtaaatacatttaaaagaaaagtaaaacaattcctactgtgtaatagttcaaaataagtttttcttttcctttgtttcTTGACCTCTTGAATCTCATACCctgttttattttgtgtatataaaCTAATTAGGGATCAGACTCAAAAAGTTTTACTTATTTCTGGTTACTCTACTTCCACCTATTAATGTAAGTAATTGTAACAAGAATCAtcgctacagtactgtacctcttCCCACATGAAAATAGCAACATGCGGACGGTTATGATAAGGGGGAATGCAATTCATAGGCTAATTATTCCGTTTCTTGTAGAGTAAACAGCAGTTTCCATGGAAATAAATGATTAGCTATTATATCTAGACTCAATGACATCATATGAACTATGATGAGTCTCAATTATGACTGACAGGAAATAGTTGAGCTATTAGTAGTATGCAGTTCTTTCTCTTACGCTAACACCTCTGTGGTACAGTAGTACATATAGCCTGTAATACAGTATGTCATGTTATAGTCATATACATGATGTAGGCAGGCATACATGCTTCAAACTTAACAGCACACATTTTGCCtattcaatgtgttgtgtctgTTTAACCTTTTGACTCCTTTTATTCTTGCTCTCTGACCTAGGCGATGTCTTTGCCTGTTGTCATAATGACAGTTTATTCAAGTATTGTCTGTACACAGCAACTTACAGACAATCTTTTATAATTCATTCCC
Proteins encoded:
- the LOC139979098 gene encoding uncharacterized protein, with product MSDRDITIVEGCSCGNNDPSNFWILRNTQKNEIWGVCCKKRSCQKEYLVDRFANENEEQVMIVNEVLLYANKPIACQLDPDFQVRLSRERVNSLADVEPGDHVGFDRSYLIWHHAIVVKVNEDSLVIEGWDGLITTQRVSDIIEESELTHLHRFKYSDDIGKKNPPELVLARSRSRLHGDEEDAGLPRPWVLEEYGEHYGFFNANCEHYSTYCKTGQSSCNQISWLGTKLKEACYVSIGTSCKSLLADFTLEVIENFAQELTAAVGIHNSLFEMIGLLGVVLVESGSFCRAVRTLQRKRQCKEIDEEQYREELEKRVIEFLLVVVVAGGGGIIIAACYSPVVEILLSPILVIGAKMGARFITRFIPEKARKAYQETWELLEDTLLNIKKRLENIKNGIEIAAQKAANFVSTEVLPAICSAIEAIREFFAWLIC